The following proteins are co-located in the Rhodococcus opacus B4 genome:
- the murD gene encoding UDP-N-acetylmuramoyl-L-alanine--D-glutamate ligase: MTEEHGGLDWLRGRSVLVAGAGVSGRATIEPLRDLGAHVTVTDSNVDALAECARRGAATVPIDDLLAEREKVAEFALVVTSPGFRPDAPLLSAAAGDGVPIWGDIEFSWHVDRAGLYGPPRRWLVVTGTNGKTTTTSMLQSILEAAGLPSLACGNIGLPVLDALRPTGPRAEVLAVELSSFQLHWAPSVRPTAGAILNIAEDHLDWHGGMQPYIDAKARALTGEVAVLGLDDEVASSLFSSSLAVRTLGFRLGVPAAGELGVEDGYLVDRAFADGERLAPADGITPPGPAGLMDALAAAALARAIGVPPDAVAAGLAAHVVGPHRAARVAEVGGVTFVDDSKATNPHAARPSILAHDRVVWIAGGLLKGARVDDLVREVAGRLAGAVLLGRDARQIAESLARHAPEVPVVTVETGDDAGVSAVPQTATHRVVLAADTDSDAVMGVVVREAAALASAGDAVVLAPAAASLDMFDSYGHRGRSFAVAVGRLDESDISRTLR; encoded by the coding sequence ATGACAGAGGAACACGGCGGGCTCGACTGGTTGCGGGGCCGCAGTGTCCTCGTCGCCGGTGCGGGTGTCTCCGGCCGCGCCACCATCGAGCCTCTCCGCGACCTCGGGGCCCACGTCACCGTCACCGACTCGAACGTCGACGCCCTCGCCGAGTGCGCGCGGCGGGGGGCGGCGACGGTCCCGATCGACGATCTGCTCGCCGAACGGGAGAAGGTCGCCGAGTTCGCGCTGGTCGTGACGAGCCCCGGGTTCCGCCCGGACGCGCCGCTGCTCTCGGCCGCCGCCGGGGACGGGGTCCCGATCTGGGGCGACATCGAGTTCTCCTGGCACGTGGACCGGGCCGGGCTCTACGGTCCGCCGCGGCGGTGGCTGGTGGTCACCGGCACCAACGGCAAGACGACGACCACCTCGATGCTGCAGTCCATTCTCGAGGCGGCCGGGCTGCCGAGCCTGGCCTGCGGCAACATCGGACTTCCGGTGCTCGACGCACTGCGGCCGACCGGACCGCGGGCTGAGGTGCTGGCCGTCGAACTGTCGTCGTTCCAGCTGCACTGGGCGCCGTCGGTCCGGCCGACCGCGGGTGCGATCCTCAACATCGCCGAGGATCACCTGGACTGGCACGGCGGCATGCAGCCGTACATCGACGCGAAGGCCCGCGCCCTGACCGGGGAGGTCGCGGTGCTCGGCCTCGACGACGAGGTCGCGTCGTCTCTCTTCTCCTCGTCTCTCGCAGTGCGCACTCTGGGGTTCCGGCTGGGTGTGCCTGCGGCGGGCGAACTGGGCGTCGAGGACGGGTACCTCGTCGACCGCGCGTTCGCGGACGGCGAGCGGCTGGCCCCGGCCGACGGGATCACCCCACCCGGGCCCGCCGGACTGATGGATGCGCTGGCAGCGGCGGCTCTCGCCCGGGCGATCGGCGTTCCACCGGATGCGGTCGCCGCGGGCCTGGCCGCCCACGTGGTGGGCCCGCACCGAGCGGCGCGCGTCGCCGAGGTCGGGGGAGTGACGTTCGTCGACGACTCCAAGGCGACCAACCCGCACGCCGCCCGCCCGTCGATCCTCGCCCACGACCGGGTGGTGTGGATCGCCGGTGGTCTACTCAAGGGTGCGCGGGTCGACGACCTGGTCCGGGAGGTGGCCGGCCGCCTCGCGGGCGCCGTCCTGCTGGGCCGCGATGCGAGGCAGATCGCAGAGTCGCTTGCGCGACACGCCCCCGAGGTTCCCGTGGTCACCGTCGAAACGGGAGACGATGCAGGGGTGAGTGCAGTCCCGCAGACCGCGACGCACCGGGTGGTGCTGGCGGCGGACACCGACAGCGACGCCGTGATGGGTGTCGTCGTGCGCGAGGCTGCTGCGCTGGCATCGGCAGGCGATGCCGTCGTCCTGGCGCCCGCGGCGGCGTCGCTCGACATGTTCGACAGTTACGGTCACCGGGGGCGCAGCTTCGCGGTCGCCGTCGGCAGGCTCGACGAGTCGGACATCTCCAGGACCCTGCGATGA
- the mraY gene encoding phospho-N-acetylmuramoyl-pentapeptide-transferase, whose protein sequence is MRQILFAAGIALAVSILLTPVLIKAFSRQGFGQEIRVEGPASHQSKRGTPTMGGVAILAGLWAGYWGSHLIGIGYDADGPSASGLLVLGLTTALGGVGFLDDFIKIRKQRNLGLNKTAKLVGQLIAAVAFGILALQFRGANDLTPGSEHLSYVRDIATVTMGSVVFVAFCYLLVSAWSNAVNLTDGLDGLAAGSMSLVLGAYVIITFWQYRNACETSPGKGCYDVRDPLDLALICAAGAGACIGFLWWNAAPAKIFMGDTGSLALGGMLAGLSITTRTELLMVVIGALFVAEAASVVIQVAVFRSSRRRVFRMAPFHHHFELAGWAETTVIIRFWLLAAIASAIGLALFYSEYLAAIGG, encoded by the coding sequence GTGAGACAGATCCTCTTCGCGGCGGGCATCGCGCTCGCCGTCTCGATTCTGCTGACCCCCGTTCTCATCAAGGCCTTCTCCCGCCAGGGGTTCGGCCAGGAGATCCGCGTCGAAGGTCCGGCGAGTCACCAGTCGAAGCGCGGCACCCCCACGATGGGCGGCGTCGCCATCCTCGCCGGACTGTGGGCCGGCTACTGGGGTTCGCACCTGATCGGCATCGGGTACGACGCGGACGGGCCGTCGGCGTCCGGACTTCTCGTGCTCGGTCTCACGACGGCGCTGGGCGGTGTCGGGTTCCTCGACGACTTCATCAAGATCCGCAAGCAGCGCAACCTCGGACTGAACAAGACGGCGAAACTCGTCGGGCAGCTCATCGCGGCGGTGGCGTTCGGCATTCTCGCGTTGCAGTTCCGGGGCGCGAACGACCTCACCCCCGGGAGCGAGCACCTGTCCTATGTGCGGGACATCGCGACGGTCACGATGGGCTCCGTCGTGTTCGTCGCCTTCTGTTACCTGCTGGTGAGCGCGTGGTCGAACGCGGTCAACCTCACCGACGGTCTCGACGGCCTCGCCGCCGGTTCCATGAGCCTGGTGCTCGGCGCGTACGTGATCATCACGTTCTGGCAGTACCGCAACGCGTGTGAGACGAGCCCCGGCAAGGGCTGCTACGACGTCCGCGATCCGCTCGACCTGGCCCTGATCTGCGCGGCCGGCGCCGGTGCGTGCATCGGATTCCTGTGGTGGAACGCGGCGCCCGCCAAGATCTTCATGGGCGACACCGGTTCGCTGGCACTCGGCGGCATGCTCGCCGGACTGTCGATCACGACGCGCACCGAACTGCTGATGGTCGTGATCGGCGCGCTGTTCGTCGCCGAGGCCGCGTCGGTGGTGATCCAGGTCGCGGTGTTCCGGTCGAGCCGGAGACGCGTGTTCCGGATGGCCCCGTTCCACCACCACTTCGAACTCGCCGGGTGGGCGGAAACGACGGTGATCATCCGCTTCTGGTTGCTGGCCGCCATCGCCTCCGCGATCGGGCTCGCGCTGTTCTACAGCGAGTACCTGGCAGCGATCGGGGGCTGA
- a CDS encoding UDP-N-acetylmuramoyl-tripeptide--D-alanyl-D-alanine ligase → MIPMTLARIAEIVGGELHDVADPSAEVTGTVEFDSRKVTAGGLFLALPGARVDGHDHAASAVEAGAVAVLAARPVGVPAVVVSPAPGTGPSKAMALEHDTDGSGAAVLAALAKLARASVDDLTAKGLTVVGVTGSAGKTSTKDLLAAVLRPLGPVVAPPGSFNNELGHPWTALRADAGTGFLVLEMSARDRGHIASLAAIAPPKIGVVLNVGTAHLGEFGSRDAIAAAKGELPESLPSADDGGVAILNADDPLVVAMAPRTSARVVLVGRSESAHVRATDIVLDERARARFTLTTAAGSVPVELAVHGEHQVGNALAAAAVALECGADLDQIARALSAAAAVSGRRMDVRDRPDGVTVVNDSYNANPDSMRAALKALVSMARSGREAARRSWAVLGEMAELGPESVVEHDAIGRFAVRLDVSRLIIVGTGRPARAMHQGAVMEGSWGEESILVPDIAGAVALLEKELAPGDLVLVKASQSIGLWEVADTVLAGSTGQQGSEATR, encoded by the coding sequence ATGATCCCGATGACACTCGCTCGGATCGCCGAGATCGTGGGCGGCGAACTGCACGACGTCGCCGACCCGTCGGCCGAGGTGACGGGAACGGTCGAGTTCGACTCGCGCAAGGTCACCGCGGGCGGACTGTTCCTCGCGCTGCCCGGCGCCCGCGTCGACGGTCACGATCACGCGGCCTCGGCGGTCGAAGCCGGCGCGGTCGCTGTCCTGGCCGCGCGCCCGGTCGGGGTTCCCGCCGTCGTCGTCTCCCCGGCCCCGGGCACTGGCCCGAGCAAGGCGATGGCGCTCGAACACGACACCGACGGATCGGGCGCCGCCGTGCTCGCGGCCCTCGCGAAGCTCGCGCGCGCCTCCGTCGACGACCTCACCGCGAAGGGGCTCACGGTCGTGGGCGTCACCGGCTCGGCAGGCAAGACGTCGACGAAGGATCTGCTCGCCGCCGTCCTGCGGCCTCTCGGTCCCGTCGTCGCTCCGCCCGGATCGTTCAACAACGAACTCGGCCACCCGTGGACCGCGCTGCGCGCGGACGCGGGCACGGGATTCCTGGTCCTGGAGATGTCGGCCCGCGACCGCGGCCACATCGCCTCCCTCGCCGCGATCGCGCCCCCGAAGATCGGCGTGGTCCTCAACGTGGGAACGGCGCACCTCGGCGAGTTCGGTTCGCGGGACGCGATCGCCGCCGCCAAGGGTGAACTCCCGGAGTCGCTGCCGTCGGCGGACGACGGCGGTGTCGCGATCCTCAACGCGGACGATCCGCTGGTGGTGGCGATGGCCCCTCGGACGTCGGCGCGGGTGGTGCTCGTCGGCCGGTCGGAGTCCGCGCACGTGCGGGCCACCGACATCGTGCTCGACGAGAGGGCAAGGGCGCGTTTCACTCTCACGACCGCGGCGGGCAGCGTCCCCGTCGAACTCGCCGTGCACGGTGAGCACCAGGTCGGCAACGCACTCGCCGCAGCCGCGGTGGCGCTCGAATGCGGTGCGGACCTCGACCAGATCGCGCGAGCGCTCTCCGCCGCCGCCGCCGTCTCGGGGCGCCGGATGGATGTGCGCGACCGGCCGGACGGTGTGACCGTCGTCAACGATTCGTACAACGCGAACCCCGACTCGATGCGGGCTGCCCTCAAAGCGTTGGTCTCGATGGCCCGGTCGGGCCGGGAAGCGGCGCGCCGGAGCTGGGCGGTGCTCGGAGAAATGGCCGAGCTGGGTCCAGAATCAGTGGTCGAACACGACGCCATCGGCAGATTCGCGGTCCGGCTGGATGTCAGCAGGCTGATCATCGTCGGAACCGGCAGGCCCGCCCGCGCCATGCACCAGGGTGCGGTCATGGAGGGGTCGTGGGGTGAGGAGTCGATCCTCGTCCCCGACATCGCCGGTGCGGTCGCACTGCTCGAGAAGGAACTGGCGCCGGGAGATCTGGTGCTCGTCAAGGCGTCGCAGTCCATCGGATTGTGGGAGGTCGCGGACACGGTGTTGGCGGGAAGCACGGGACAGCAGGGTTCGGAGGCCACGCGGTGA
- a CDS encoding UDP-N-acetylmuramoyl-L-alanyl-D-glutamate--2,6-diaminopimelate ligase: MPVPSRPQSASVEVKVTDGLRPAQPVRTTVSALAALAGARVEAPSGTAEHVIVTGVDLRAQGIVEGDLFAALPGARAHGAEFAADALDRGATAILTDEAGLALVSALGTDAPVLVHDDPRGVLGELSATIYGRPSEKMQVIGITGTSGKTTTSYLVEGALNAAGRTTGLVGTIETRMSGRRVPSALTTPEAPQLHALFAVMLEQGIDTVVMEVSSHALSLGRVDGVRFDVGAFTNLSQDHLDFHRDFEDYFAAKARLFAAESSVHAQHAVICVDDVWGRRMAEVARGAHSIVTTVATTPETGGAVWTAGPATVSASGSQKFALTTAEGTTLDVELRLPGQYNVANASLAVALCAVLGVDPRDAVAGIAGVDVPGRVQRIDRGQDFLAVVDYAHKPAAVEAVIATLREQARGRVAVVVGAGGDRDAGKRPLMGAAAARGADLLIITDDNPRTEDPATIRAAIREGALGVPESERGQVWEVADRAKAIADAVGWAQAGDVVLVAGKGHEIGQEIHGVKYPFDDRAVLGDAIERQVGGTR, encoded by the coding sequence GTGCCTGTTCCGTCCCGCCCGCAGTCGGCGTCAGTGGAGGTGAAGGTCACAGACGGTCTTCGCCCCGCCCAGCCGGTCCGTACCACGGTGAGCGCTCTGGCGGCGCTCGCCGGAGCGAGGGTCGAGGCACCCAGCGGAACCGCCGAGCACGTCATCGTCACCGGAGTGGATCTGCGCGCCCAAGGGATCGTCGAGGGTGATCTGTTCGCGGCCCTTCCCGGGGCGCGCGCGCACGGCGCGGAGTTCGCCGCCGACGCTCTCGACCGCGGAGCGACCGCGATCCTCACCGACGAGGCCGGCCTCGCACTGGTATCCGCGCTGGGCACCGACGCACCGGTGCTCGTCCACGACGACCCGCGCGGCGTGCTCGGTGAGCTGTCGGCCACCATCTACGGTCGGCCCTCGGAGAAGATGCAGGTCATCGGTATCACGGGAACGTCGGGCAAGACCACCACCTCGTATCTCGTCGAAGGCGCCCTCAACGCGGCCGGCCGGACGACCGGTCTCGTGGGCACCATCGAGACCCGGATGAGTGGCCGCCGGGTGCCGAGCGCCCTGACCACCCCCGAGGCGCCGCAACTCCACGCGCTGTTCGCCGTGATGCTCGAGCAGGGGATCGACACCGTCGTCATGGAGGTGTCCAGCCACGCGCTGTCCCTCGGCCGGGTCGACGGAGTCCGCTTCGACGTCGGCGCGTTCACGAACCTGTCCCAGGACCACCTGGACTTCCACCGCGACTTCGAGGACTACTTCGCCGCCAAGGCGCGGCTCTTCGCGGCCGAGTCGTCCGTGCACGCGCAGCACGCCGTCATCTGCGTCGACGACGTGTGGGGCCGGCGGATGGCCGAGGTCGCGCGAGGCGCGCATTCGATCGTGACGACGGTCGCGACCACACCGGAGACCGGCGGCGCGGTGTGGACGGCGGGCCCGGCGACGGTGTCGGCATCCGGCTCGCAGAAGTTCGCGCTCACCACCGCCGAAGGAACGACCCTCGACGTGGAACTCCGGCTGCCGGGGCAGTACAACGTCGCGAACGCGTCGCTCGCCGTCGCGCTGTGCGCCGTGCTGGGCGTCGATCCGCGCGACGCCGTCGCGGGCATCGCCGGCGTCGACGTGCCGGGCCGGGTGCAGCGGATCGACCGCGGGCAGGACTTCCTCGCCGTCGTCGACTACGCGCACAAGCCCGCGGCGGTCGAGGCCGTGATCGCGACATTGCGCGAGCAGGCACGCGGACGCGTCGCCGTCGTCGTGGGAGCCGGGGGCGATCGTGACGCGGGTAAGCGGCCCCTGATGGGCGCCGCGGCCGCACGGGGAGCCGACCTGCTCATCATCACGGACGACAACCCGCGTACCGAGGATCCGGCGACGATCAGGGCCGCGATCCGCGAGGGCGCCCTCGGGGTGCCCGAATCCGAGCGGGGACAGGTGTGGGAAGTAGCGGACCGAGCGAAGGCGATCGCCGACGCCGTCGGCTGGGCGCAGGCAGGCGACGTGGTTCTGGTCGCAGGCAAGGGACACGAGATCGGTCAGGAGATACACGGGGTGAAGTACCCATTTGACGACCGCGCCGTACTGGGCGACGCGATCGAGCGACAGGTCGGAGGAACGCGATGA
- a CDS encoding peptidoglycan D,D-transpeptidase FtsI family protein — protein sequence MSRSAPRNRPRRPTGAGTASFPFRQRIGRALMFLALGLAAVQLLWIQVIDAPQLSAEAANQRTTTEVDPALRGSITDRNSNPIAFTMEAKALTFQPTRVRKELEEAKAKSDTAPDVDSRLDAIAKEIHDRLGDAAPEKDLKEKLHGDETFVYLARSVDPNIAAQISDKFPEVGLERQDIREYPGGSLAANLVGATGWDGHGLLGLEDSLDSTLAGTDGSQTYDRGSDGAVIPGSWRDKQPAVDGSSVELTIDSDLQYYVQQQVQMAKDKSGAKDASAVVLDSHTGEVLAMSNDSTFNPAIGVGNNPRTVEMGNLPVSTPFEPGSVNKIVTAAAAIEYGLTSPDEVLEVPGSIQMSGVSVKDAWDHGVAPYTATGVFGKSSNVGTLMLAQRVGEDRYADMLSRFGLGQRTDVGLPGESAGSVPSRDQWSGGTFANLPIGQGLSMTLLQMTGMYQAIANDGVRIPPRIVKATVDASGNRTETEAPEEVTVVSPQTAATVRDMFRSVTQNDTGNQRGTGVQAAVDGYQISGKTGTAQQVDPACKCYSNSNYWITFAGIAPADNPRYVVGIMLNAPTRSADGSGGQSAAPLFHNIASWMLQRDSVPMSPDPGRRLVLQAD from the coding sequence GTGAGTCGGAGCGCACCGAGAAATCGTCCCCGGCGCCCCACGGGCGCCGGGACCGCGTCTTTTCCGTTCAGGCAACGGATCGGGCGCGCACTGATGTTCTTGGCGCTCGGCCTCGCCGCAGTGCAGCTTCTGTGGATCCAGGTCATCGACGCACCGCAACTGTCCGCGGAGGCGGCGAACCAGCGCACGACCACCGAGGTGGATCCGGCGCTGCGCGGGTCGATCACCGACCGCAACTCCAATCCCATCGCGTTCACGATGGAAGCGAAGGCGCTGACGTTTCAGCCCACACGGGTGCGGAAGGAACTCGAGGAGGCGAAGGCCAAGAGCGATACCGCCCCCGACGTCGACTCGCGCCTCGACGCCATCGCGAAGGAGATCCACGACCGGCTCGGCGACGCCGCACCGGAGAAGGACCTCAAAGAGAAACTGCACGGCGACGAGACGTTCGTCTATCTGGCGCGCAGCGTCGACCCGAACATCGCCGCGCAGATCAGCGACAAGTTCCCGGAGGTCGGACTCGAACGCCAGGACATCCGCGAGTACCCGGGCGGGTCGCTCGCCGCCAACCTCGTCGGCGCCACCGGCTGGGACGGCCACGGACTGCTCGGCCTCGAGGATTCGCTCGACTCCACCCTCGCGGGAACCGACGGCTCCCAGACGTACGACCGGGGCTCCGACGGCGCGGTGATTCCCGGCAGCTGGCGTGACAAGCAACCGGCGGTCGACGGATCGAGCGTCGAGCTCACCATCGACTCCGACCTGCAGTACTACGTCCAGCAGCAGGTGCAGATGGCCAAGGACAAGTCCGGCGCGAAGGATGCGTCGGCGGTCGTGCTCGACTCCCACACCGGTGAGGTGCTCGCGATGTCGAACGACAGCACGTTCAATCCGGCGATCGGGGTGGGCAACAATCCGCGAACGGTGGAGATGGGCAACCTGCCGGTGAGCACGCCGTTCGAGCCGGGATCCGTGAACAAGATCGTCACCGCGGCGGCCGCGATCGAGTACGGGCTGACCTCACCCGACGAGGTTCTCGAGGTTCCCGGCAGCATTCAGATGTCGGGCGTGTCGGTGAAGGACGCCTGGGATCACGGGGTCGCGCCGTACACGGCCACGGGGGTGTTCGGTAAGTCCTCGAACGTGGGCACCCTGATGCTCGCCCAGCGGGTGGGGGAGGACCGTTACGCGGACATGCTGTCCAGGTTCGGTCTCGGCCAGCGTACCGACGTCGGGCTTCCCGGTGAGAGCGCGGGCAGCGTCCCCAGCCGGGACCAGTGGTCGGGGGGCACGTTCGCGAACCTGCCGATCGGACAGGGCCTGTCGATGACACTGCTGCAGATGACCGGCATGTACCAGGCGATCGCCAACGACGGTGTCCGCATCCCGCCGCGCATCGTCAAGGCGACGGTCGACGCGTCCGGCAATCGGACGGAGACCGAGGCGCCCGAGGAGGTGACGGTCGTCAGCCCGCAGACCGCTGCCACCGTCCGCGACATGTTCCGGTCCGTCACCCAGAACGACACGGGCAACCAGCGCGGCACCGGGGTGCAGGCCGCCGTCGACGGCTATCAGATCAGCGGCAAGACGGGCACCGCACAGCAGGTCGATCCCGCGTGCAAGTGCTATTCGAACTCGAACTACTGGATCACGTTCGCCGGGATCGCTCCGGCCGACAACCCGCGGTACGTCGTAGGAATCATGCTCAACGCGCCGACACGCAGCGCGGACGGCTCCGGCGGGCAGTCCGCCGCCCCGCTGTTCCACAACATCGCGTCCTGGATGTTGCAGCGCGACAGCGTGCCGATGTCCCCGGACCCCGGACGCAGGCTGGTGCTGCAGGCCGATTGA
- the rsmH gene encoding 16S rRNA (cytosine(1402)-N(4))-methyltransferase RsmH, which yields MVDHEGEDSSPADGFGHIPVLLHRADELLGPALTANDPHGGGAVMIDATLGLGGHSEHFLRTYPQLRLVALDRDPHALEIAGGRLAPFADRITFVHTRYDGIEDALTQAGLSPRESVHGILFDLGVSSMQLDESDRGFAYSIDAPLDMRMDPTTGITAAEVLNTYSHGDLARILSTYGEERFAGKIASEVVRQRAKEPFTTSAALVELLYRTIPAATRRTGGHPAKRTFQALRVEVNGELDSLRAAVPAALDALTVGGRVVFMSYQSLEDRVVKQEITPRSKSKSPEGLPVELPGMGPEFRILTRGAERASEQEIEENPRSAPVRLRAAERIARRSAA from the coding sequence ATGGTGGATCACGAGGGGGAAGATTCCTCGCCCGCCGATGGTTTCGGTCACATCCCGGTACTGCTTCACCGCGCAGACGAACTGCTGGGCCCTGCCCTCACCGCGAACGACCCGCACGGCGGTGGCGCCGTCATGATCGACGCGACCCTCGGCCTCGGCGGGCATTCCGAGCACTTCCTGCGGACCTACCCACAGCTGAGGCTCGTTGCCCTCGACCGTGATCCGCACGCACTGGAGATCGCCGGCGGCCGGCTCGCCCCGTTCGCCGACCGGATCACGTTCGTGCACACCCGTTACGACGGCATCGAGGACGCGCTGACCCAGGCGGGCCTGTCCCCGCGGGAATCGGTGCACGGCATCCTCTTCGACCTGGGTGTCTCCTCGATGCAGCTCGACGAATCGGATCGGGGGTTCGCGTATTCGATCGACGCACCCCTGGACATGCGGATGGACCCGACCACCGGCATCACCGCGGCCGAGGTCCTCAACACGTACAGCCACGGAGATCTCGCTCGCATCCTCAGCACGTACGGCGAGGAGCGCTTCGCGGGCAAGATCGCGTCGGAGGTTGTCCGGCAACGCGCGAAGGAGCCGTTCACGACCAGCGCAGCACTGGTCGAACTGCTGTACCGCACCATTCCTGCGGCGACCCGCCGTACCGGGGGACATCCCGCGAAGCGGACGTTCCAGGCCCTTCGAGTGGAGGTCAACGGCGAGCTCGATTCACTGCGCGCCGCGGTACCGGCTGCACTCGACGCGTTGACCGTCGGGGGACGCGTCGTGTTCATGTCGTACCAATCCCTGGAAGACCGGGTCGTCAAGCAGGAAATCACTCCCAGGTCCAAGTCGAAGAGCCCGGAGGGGCTTCCCGTCGAACTACCGGGGATGGGACCTGAGTTCCGGATCCTCACACGAGGGGCGGAGCGCGCGTCCGAACAGGAAATCGAAGAGAACCCACGATCAGCCCCGGTGCGTTTGCGCGCTGCAGAAAGAATTGCCAGGAGGTCGGCGGCATGA
- the mraZ gene encoding division/cell wall cluster transcriptional repressor MraZ: MFLGTYTPKLDDKGRLTLPAKFRDALAGGLMVTKGQDHSLAVYPREEFTALARKAAAASRSDPEARAFVRGLAAGTDEQHADAQGRITLSADHRRYAGLSKDCVVIGSVDFLEIWDAQAWQTYVEANEENYSQATGIALGEIV; the protein is encoded by the coding sequence GTGTTTCTCGGTACCTACACGCCGAAGCTCGACGACAAGGGGCGGCTCACGTTGCCCGCAAAGTTCCGGGATGCGCTGGCGGGAGGGTTGATGGTCACCAAGGGTCAGGATCACAGCCTCGCGGTGTATCCCCGGGAAGAATTCACCGCTCTCGCACGCAAGGCCGCGGCCGCGTCGAGAAGCGATCCGGAGGCGCGAGCCTTCGTTCGCGGACTGGCGGCAGGTACCGACGAGCAGCACGCAGATGCCCAGGGGCGCATCACCCTCTCGGCAGATCACCGGCGTTACGCGGGTCTCTCCAAGGACTGCGTAGTGATCGGTTCGGTCGATTTCCTCGAAATCTGGGATGCGCAAGCCTGGCAGACCTACGTGGAGGCGAACGAGGAGAACTACTCGCAGGCAACAGGAATCGCGCTCGGCGAGATCGTCTGA
- a CDS encoding DUF3040 domain-containing protein has product MPLSEHEQRMLDQIESALYAEDPKFASTVRGGRMRAASSRRRLQAVALFVLGLVLLIAGVALPIKPGGFPVISLIGFIVMFGAGVLLLWGGGKSKSGQSSRGGSTTQGETGRAERGKPRSGRKSGGFSSRMEDRFKKRFEQE; this is encoded by the coding sequence GTGCCACTCTCCGAGCACGAGCAGCGCATGCTCGACCAGATCGAGAGCGCTCTCTACGCCGAGGATCCCAAGTTCGCCTCCACTGTGCGAGGCGGTCGCATGCGTGCGGCATCGAGTCGTCGTCGATTGCAGGCGGTGGCCCTGTTCGTTCTGGGGCTGGTCCTGCTCATCGCCGGCGTCGCCCTTCCGATCAAGCCGGGCGGTTTTCCCGTCATCAGCCTGATCGGCTTCATCGTCATGTTCGGTGCCGGAGTCCTCCTCCTGTGGGGTGGAGGAAAGAGCAAGTCCGGACAGTCCTCACGTGGTGGCTCGACCACGCAAGGTGAGACCGGCCGTGCCGAACGCGGTAAGCCCCGAAGCGGGCGCAAGAGTGGCGGATTCTCGTCGCGAATGGAAGACCGCTTCAAGAAGAGATTCGAGCAGGAGTAG
- a CDS encoding SAV_6107 family HEPN domain-containing protein — MTNPVTGPTSGNSGKRGDVRNPASRRGSVLLDRADALLAQSVGAGGPADRFHSAYLAALRGAGAVLAAEGPAAGSKRTRTRNAWVLMAGAAPEFANWADYFAGHSGTRAAIEAGMSRTLTDLEADEFFVEVGRFLQAVEDHIGRGAGLDLRAS, encoded by the coding sequence ATGACGAACCCGGTCACGGGACCGACCTCTGGGAACTCGGGCAAACGGGGTGACGTACGCAACCCGGCCTCGCGACGCGGCTCGGTGCTGCTCGATCGCGCCGACGCGCTCCTCGCTCAATCGGTGGGGGCAGGCGGCCCGGCGGATCGATTCCACAGCGCGTATCTGGCCGCGTTGCGCGGCGCGGGCGCGGTGCTGGCCGCGGAGGGGCCGGCGGCGGGGAGTAAAAGGACACGAACACGTAACGCCTGGGTGCTCATGGCCGGCGCGGCGCCGGAATTCGCGAACTGGGCCGACTACTTCGCCGGTCACTCGGGCACCCGCGCCGCGATCGAGGCAGGAATGTCGCGAACCCTCACCGATCTCGAGGCGGACGAGTTCTTCGTCGAGGTCGGGCGCTTTCTCCAGGCCGTCGAAGATCACATCGGACGTGGCGCAGGTCTCGATCTGCGGGCGTCGTAG
- a CDS encoding GNAT family N-acetyltransferase: MRPVEPNADQTPLVVELSAAEFRDRLHEALSIYVAAMGYPHGTEYHRAPMWNEHLQRSGWRGVGALLPAGDGTTDGADARLVAVAYGYRGAPEQWWHQQVRSGLRHTGWTRDQIDVILGNYFELTELHVHPDAQGHRLGETLLLRLLERRPERGVLLSTPEVADEDNRAWRLYRRLGFRDVLRHFRFAGDNRPFAVLGRGLPL, from the coding sequence GTGAGACCGGTCGAACCGAACGCTGACCAGACTCCGCTCGTGGTCGAACTCTCGGCCGCCGAGTTCCGCGACCGCCTGCACGAGGCGCTGTCGATCTACGTCGCCGCCATGGGCTATCCCCACGGCACCGAATACCACCGGGCGCCGATGTGGAACGAGCACCTCCAGCGGTCGGGGTGGCGTGGCGTCGGCGCGCTCCTCCCGGCCGGTGACGGAACCACCGACGGCGCGGACGCCCGCCTCGTCGCCGTCGCCTACGGCTACCGCGGGGCCCCCGAGCAGTGGTGGCACCAGCAGGTCCGTTCCGGCCTGCGGCACACGGGGTGGACCCGCGACCAGATCGACGTGATCCTCGGCAACTACTTCGAACTCACCGAACTCCACGTCCACCCGGACGCCCAGGGACACCGACTCGGCGAGACCCTGCTTCTGCGCCTCCTCGAACGCAGACCCGAACGCGGGGTGCTGCTCTCCACCCCGGAAGTGGCGGACGAGGACAATCGCGCGTGGCGGCTGTACCGCCGCCTCGGCTTCCGAGACGTCCTGCGCCACTTCCGGTTCGCGGGGGACAACCGCCCGTTCGCGGTGCTGGGACGCGGGCTTCCCCTGTGA